Sequence from the Schaalia sp. 19OD2882 genome:
GAACAGGAAGAGTTCGTCGCGACCCATCCGGTCGCGCACGTAGGAGTGGATGGCGGCGCGGATCTGTTCGCCCCACTGCCACGCCATCGCGTCGGTGATCTCCTTCGTCTCGGTCTTGACGTGCATCTCGGACTCGGTCACCGAGGCCGGGTGCAGCACCGCCTTCTTCTCCACCGCGTGGGAGACCAGGCCGTTGAAGAAGACCAGGGAGATCTCTCCGTGCAGGTCGATCTCCTCCAGGTAGCGCTGGGCCATGACGGTGCGGCCCTTGGACAGCAGGTCCAGGGCCTGGGTGATCGCCGCCTGCCGCTGGTAGGGGTCCACGGAGGTGTAGCGGCCGATGTCGCGCACGCCGGAGGACACCGCCGGCTTGACGACGAAGTCCCCGTAGGCGGGGAAACGCGTGTGGATCTGGATCTTCGACAGATTCGTCTCGGGCTCCAGCCACACGGTCTCGATCGTGGGCAGGCCGCAGGCGGCCAGCCCCGTCAGGTAGTGTTTGTCGGAGTTCCATTCCAGGACGTCCGGGTGGTTGAGGACGCGCCTGGGGCGCTTGGTCCACTCCAGGAAGGCCCTGCGGTCCTTGGCGTAGTCGCTGACGGAACGCACCACGCAGATGCCCGCCCGGTCCCAGTCCTGGTCCGGGTCGTTCCAGACGGCGATGCGCGCGTCGACTCCGCGTTCGGACAGGGCGTCCAGCAGCCCTTCCTCACCCGGGTAGAGGTTGGGCATGTCGGCGGAGGTGACCAGCGTGACCTTGGGCTTCGTCATGGTGCACACGTTAGCCGATCAGCGCAGGCCCAAAGGGCGCTCAAGAGCCTCGGTCAGCAGGTGGTCGAGCAGGGCCGCGTACTCCAGACCGACGCTGGCCCACATGCGCGGGTACATGGAGAACGGGGTGAAGCCGGGCAGGGTGTTGACCTCGTTGACGCAGACGGAACCGGTGGTGGGATCGTGGAAGAAGTCCACACGCGCCAGGCCCTCGCATTCGAGCGCTTCGAAGGCGCGCACTGCGGTCTCGCGGATCCGCTGGGCCACATGGGGGTCGACGTCGGCGGGGCATTCCAGGGACACGCCCTCCGTGTCGAAGTACTTCAGCTGGTAGTCGTAGAACTCGCCTTCGGGTACGACGATCTCACCCAGGTTGGCGGTGGTGGGGGCCGCCCCACCGATGCCGGCCAGCACGCCGCATTCGATCTCCCGACCGCAGGTGGCGGCTTCGACGATGATGCGCGGGTCATTGTTGGCGGCCTCTTTGACGGCGGCTGCCAGTTGTTCGGGTCCGTCGACCTTGCTGATGCCGATGGAGGAGCCGGCCCGGCAGGGCTTGACGAAGACGGGGTAGCCCAGCGCCTCGACGCGGCGGGTGCATTCGGCCGGGTCGACCTCCCACTGGCGTGCAGTGAGCAGTTCCCAGCGGCCCACGTCGATGCCGGCGGCCGCCAGGACGGTCTTGGTCAGGTGTTTGTCCATGGACACAGCCGAGGAGGTCACGCCGCAGCCCACGTAACGCACATCGGCCATCTCGAACAGGCCCTGGATGGTGCCGTCCTCGCCGTAGGGGCCGTGCAGCAGGGGAAGGACCACGTCGATCTCGCCCAGGTCGCGAACGGTGGTGGCAGCGCCTTCGTCCGTGGAAGAAGGAAGTTCGAGGAGGCGGCAGGTCCCGGGCACGAGGACGACACCGGAGCCGTCCTCGGGTACCGACTGGCCGTGTCCGTCGACGAATTCGAGCAGGCTCGGGTCGTCGGGGACACGCACCCATCGGCCGTCCCTGGTGATTCCCACAGGCAGGACATCCCAACGGTCGCGGTCCAGGGCGCGCAGGATCCCGGCGGCCGTGGCGCAGGAGATCTCGTGTTCGCCGGACCGTCCACCCATGATGACAAGGACACGAGGACGGCGCGAGTGACTCATGGGTTCAATCCTAGGCGAGCCCCGTCCCGCCCTCGTCCCCGGAAATCCCTCAGACGAGGTCGATGCGCCAGCCGTCCATCTTCTGTGGGCGCGAGAGCAGCATCTCCCCCATCTGCGCGATGGTCGCCCCCTTGTGGGCCACCTGGACGACGGCCTCGGTGATCGGCATGTCCACGCCCGCCCGTGCGGCCAACTCCAACAGGGGCGCAGCCGTGCGGATGCCTTCGACCACGCCGGGCGAAAGCGCCAGCGCCTGGTCGATGGTCATGCCCTGGCCCAGGCGGAAGCCGAAGGAGTAGTTGCGCGACAGTCGTGAGGAGCATGTGGCCACCAGGTCCCCGATGCCGGCCAGACCCGCGAAGGTCTCCGGATTGGCCCCGAGCGCGGTGCCCAGTCGGGTCATCTCCGCAAGTCCCCGGGTGATGAGGGTCGACCGGGTGTTCGTGCCCAGCCCCATGCCTTCTGCGGCGCCGATGGCCACGGCGATGACGTTCTTCACCGCGCCCGCGATTTCGCAGCCGATGACGTCCTGGGAGACGTAGGGGCGGAACCACGGGGTGTGGCAGGCGTGGGCGACGCGGGCGGCCACCGCCCGGTCCGGGCAGGCCACGACGGTGGCCGTCGGGTGGTGTTCGGCGATTTCTCGCGACAGGTTCGGGCCGGACAGGACGGCGATGCGCGAGCCGTCAAGTCCCGTGGCCTCGCCGGCGACCTCGTGGACGCAGCGCAGCGAGCCGAGTTCCAGGCCCTTGGCCAGTAGGATCAGGACGGCCTCGGGACCCACGTGGGGTGCGGCGGCGGTAAGGGTCTCGCGTACGGCGGCCACGGGTACGACGACGGCCACCAGGTCGGCGCCGGCGACGGCTGCACCGAGGTCCGTGGTGGCGGTGACCAGCGGCGACAACTCGATGCCCGGAAGATAGGTGGAGTTCTCCCCGCTGTTGACCATGTCGACGACATCGGCGTTGCGGCCCCACATGCACACCGGAAGGCCGGTGTCCGCCAGGACCTGGGCGAAGGTGGTGCCCCATGCGCCGGTGCCGAGCACCGCGGCACGGGCGAATTCGGAAGCCTCAGTGGTGGCCGTCGTGTCGGCGGAGTCAGTGGTTTCAATGGTGTCCATGTCTCACGCCTGCCTCACGACGGTACGCGCCTTGGTCGCCGGATCCCACGCCTTGTCCGGCGGCTGCTCTCCACGCAGGTCGGCCACCCCTGCGGTCAGGGCCGCGAGGATCCTCGCCGTGGCGGTCTCGACCGCAGCGTGGTCGTCGGAGCCGGCCTCGGAATACAGGTCGGACAGGTCCACGGCGGGCAGCACGGTCAGGTCGACCTTTTGACGGGGGCGCAGGTTCGGGAACTTCCCGGCGTAGGGCAGGATCCGGTGCGGCCCCCACATGACCATGGGCACCACCGGTGCGCGAGTGTCCAATGCCAGGCGCGCCGCCCCGGTCTTCAAGCGCATGGGCCACACGTCGGGGTCCTGGGTGAGCGTCCCCTCCGGAGAGATGCCGATGCAGTCGCCGTCGGCCAGCGCCTGCTTCATGTGGGCGAGCACCGCACCCGGGTCCTTCGACCTGCGGTCGACAGGCACCAGGCGCAGCCCACGGAAGATCGGCCCGACGACAGGAGCGCGGAAGGCCTCGATCTTCGCGGCGAAGCGCACCGCGTAACCGCGTCGGGCCACGAACCAGCAGGCGATGACAGGATCCACTTGGGAGGTGTGGTTCCACACGAGGATGAAGCCGCCTTGGCGCGGCAGGTTGTCCGAGCCGCTGGTGCGCAGGCGGATCCATGGAGGAAGGAAGGTGTTGAGGACTCCCCTGGCGAAACGGTAGAAGCCAGTGACCTGTGTGCTCATGGCCACAAAGTGTAGTGGGCCTCGCTCACCCGGGGTCGGAGGGTGCGAGCACCCGGACAGCTCCCGCCACGACGGACATGGTCAGGGGTACGGTGCCGATCCTGTCGCCGTCGGCCATGGCGATGAAACCGTCCGGGGTCGTGACCCGGACCTCTCGGACCCGACGCACGGTCAGGGCCGGGTCGTGCCCGCGGGTCAGCAGCACCTTGGCCAGCAGCGGCAGCGCTCGGCGCAGCGGGAGCGGCCCGACGTGGACCAGTTCGAGCAGGCCGTCACCGGGGTCGGACTCTTCGGCAAGGTTGATGCCGCCGCCGAACCAACCGGAGTTGGACACGGACAGCAGCCAACCGCCGACCTCTTCCTGCTGTCCGTCGACCAAGGCCGACATGGGGCACGGGCGGTGGCGGGCGATGCCGAGGGAGGCGCCCCACGCGTAGGCCAAGGGCCCGGAGTTGATCCATTCGGTCTCGTTGGCCACACGGTTGGCGGTGGCGTCCAGCCCGAAGGAGACGATGCCGAAGGCGAGGCGCTCCGGCCTGTCGTCGGGGGTGACGCGGATCGCATCCAGGGGGCGTTCGACGATTTCGGGGGAGGCAAGGCGCCTGGCGTGGGCGACAGGATCCGTGCCGATGCCCAGGGCGCGACACAGGTCGTTGCCGCGTCCTCCGGGCAGTGGGGCGAAGAGGGCACCGGTGCGGTGCAGTGCCGAGGCCACGGCAGCCACATAGCCGTCGCCTCCCAAGGCGGCCACCACCGGCGAGGAGGAGGCGGCTGCCACATCCGAAGGATCCTCATCCGTGCTGGTCACCCGTACATCAACCTGCCAACCTGAGGCTTTGAGGGTGCGCACCACCTCGGGTCCGACGCGCAGCGCCCTGCCGTGGGCCGAGGTCGAGGAGACGAGGAGGGCGATGTGACGGCCCGACTCCTCGGTCACCGCGAAGTGGCCCCGTCGACGTAGGCCACACGCGCGTCGAGCTGGCCGAGTTTGCTGAGGAAATGCTCGTAGCCGCGAGAGATGACGTCCACCCCCGACACGGTCGACGTGCCCTTGGCGGCCAGCGCCGCGATGAGGTGCGAGAAGCCGCCACGAAGGTCAGGGACCTCGATGTCGGCGGCCATCAGCGGGGTGGGCCCGGAGATGACGGCGGAGTGGAAGAAGTTGCGTTGCCCGAAGCGGCAGGGGGTGGCTCCCAGGCACTCGCGGTACAGCTGGATGTTGGCGCCCATCTTCACCAGCGCCTTGGTGAATCCGAAGCGCTTCTCGTAGACGGTCTCGTGGACGATGGACAGGCCCTTGGCCTGGGTCAGGGCCACGACCAGCGGCTGCTGCCAGTCGGTCATGAAGCCGGGGTGCACCGCCGTCTCCAGTGCTGCGGGCTTCAGGTCGCCCCCGGGGTGGAAGAAGCGGATCCCGTCCTCGTCGATGTCGAATGCCCCGCCGACCTTGCGGAAGATGTTGAGGAAGGTCGTCATGTCGGGCTGGTGCGCGCCCAGGACCGTGATGTCCCCGTGGGTGGCCAGTGCGGCGGCACCCCACGAGGCTGCCTCGATGCGGTCGGGCAGCGCGCGGTGCGTGTAGCCGGTCAGGGAGTCGACGCCTTCGATGCGGATGGTCCGGTCGGTGTCGACGGAGATGATCGCCCCCATCTTCTGCAGGACGTTGATGAGGTCCATGATCTCCGGCTCGACGGCCGCGCCCCGCAGGGTCGTGCTGCCTTCGGCGCGTACGGCGGTGAGCAGGGTCTGCTCGGTGGCGCCCACGGAGGGGAAGGGCAATTCGACGATGGCACCGTGCAGGCCGCCGGAGGGTTTGGTGATGTGGACACCGTCCTCACGCTTTTCGACATTGGCGCCGAACTTGCGCAGGGTCTCCAGGTGGAAGTCAATGGGGCGTCCGCCGATGTTGCAGCCGCCGAGCTCCGGGATGAAAGCCTCTCCCAGCTGGTGCAGCAGCGGTCCGCAAAAGAGGATCGGGATTCGTGAGGCTCCGCCAAGGGCGTCGATGTCGGATCGGCGGGCGCGCTGGACGTTGCGGGGGTCCAGGGTCATGGAGCCTGCGGCCTGGTCGAAGGAGACCTGCACGCCGTGGGCGCCGAGCAGGTCCGAGACCACGTCGACGTCGCGGATCAGCGGCACGTTGTCCAGGCGGGAGGGCTGGCTGCCCAGCAGCGAGGCGACCATGGCCTTGGGGACGAAGTTCTTGGCGCCGCGAACGGTGATCGTACCCGACAGCGGGTGGCCGCCTTCGACTCTGAGGACCGAGGACATGCGTGGGCTCTCCTGTTCGTGACCGAGGGACTGCCCCAACTGTAGTTCAGTGGGAAGCATGCCGACATTGCCGGACCAGTCGGCTCGGACACACGCGCGGCACATGTCTCCGACGGGCCCGGGTCAACGCACGCCCGGCACACCCGGGTCCGCGACGGGACGCGCGGGCCTCACTTCTTCCTTCGGCAGGTGCTTGGCGGGCAGGGTGCGCGGCTTGAACGAGGGGCGGGCGGCCTCATGGGCGGCGATCCCGGCCTCGTGACGCAAAGTCATTGCGATGTCGTCCAAGCCCTCCATGAGGGTCCACCGGACGTAGTCGTCGATCTGGAATTGGCAGCGGAAGGTGCCGCAGGTCACGGAGCGCTCCTCCAGTGAAACCGTCACCCGGGTGCCGGGCTCGGCTTCGAGGATCTTCCACAGTTGGGTGACGTCCTCCTGCGAGACGAGGCCGGCCACCAAGCCCTGCTTGCCGGCGTTTCCGCGGAAGATGTCGGCGAACTTCGGGGCCAAGACGACGCGGAACCCGTAGTCCTTGAGTGCCCACACGGCGTGCTCACGCGAGGAGCCGGTGCCGAAGTCCGGGCCCGCCACCAGGATCGAGCCCTCACGGTAGGCGTCCTGGTTGAGGACGAAGTCCGGGTCGCTCCTCCATCCGGCGAAGAGGGCGTCCTCGAAGCCCGTGCGCGAGATCCGCTTGAGGTAGACGGCCGGGATGATCTGGTCGGTGTCGACGTTGGAGCGGCGCAGCGGGACGGCAATACCGGTGTGGGTGGTGAACTTTTCCATGGTGTTCGTTCCTTCGTGCGCGTCAGTCGACCAGCGGGGCCAGGTCGGAGGGCGAGGACAGGGTGCCGCGCACGGCTGTGGCGGCGGCGACCGCGGGCGAGACCAGGTGTGTGCGCCCGCCCTTGCCCTGACGCCCTTCGAAGTTTCGGTTCGAGGTCGACGCCGAACGCTCCTCGGGGGCGAGCTTGTCCGGGTTCATCGCCAGGCACATGGAGCATCCGGCGTTGCGCCATTCGGCGCCGAAGTCGGTGAAGACCTTGTCCAGGCCCTCCGCCTCGGCCTGGATGCGCACCCGCGCAGAGCCCGGCACGACGAGCATCCGCACGCCCTCGGCCTTGGTGCGGCCCTTGACCACTTCGGCGGCGGCCCGCAGGTCCTCGATGCGCCCGTTCGTGCACGAGCCGAGGAAGACGGTGTCGACGCGGATGTCCCGCATGGGGGTGCCGGCCTCCAGCCCCATGTAGTCCAGGGCCTTCTCGGCGGCCACGCGCTGGGTCTCGTCGGCGATGTCCTCGGGCACGGGGACGGTGGCCGACAGGGGCACCCCCTGTCCGGGGTTCGTGCCCCATGTGACGAAGGGTTCGATGTCGGCGGCCTCCAGGACGACCTCGGCGTCGAAGGTGGCGTCCTCGTCGGAGGCCAAGGAGGTCCAGTACTCGACGGCGGCGTCCCAGTCGGCGCCCTCGGGGGCGTGAGGGCGGCCCTTGATGTAGTCGAAGGTCGTCTGGTCGGGCGCCACCATGCCTGCGCGCGCCCCGGCCTCGATGGACATGTTGCAGATGGTCATGCGGCCCTCCATGGAGAGCTCGCGGATGGCCTGGCCGCGGTACTCCAGGACGTAGCCCTGTCCCCCGCCGGTGCCGATCTTGGCGATGACGGCCAAGATGATGTCCTTGGCGCTGGAGCCTGCCGGCAGGGAGCCGTTGACGGTGATCGCCATGGTCTTGAAGGGGGCCAGCGGCAAGGTCTGGGTGGCCAGGACGTGTTCGACCTGCGAGGTGCCGATGCCGAAGGCCAGTGCCCCGAAGGCGCCGTGGGTGGAGGTGTGGGAGTCGCCGCAGACGATGGTCATTCCCGGCTGGGTCAGGCCCAGTTGCGGTCCGACCACGTGGACGATGCCCTGGTCGGCGTCTCCCAGGGAGTGCAGGCGGATGCCGAATTCTTTGGCGTTGGCGCGCAGGGTGTCGATCTGGATGCGGCTTGTGTCGTCCGCGATGGGCAGGTCGATGTCCAAGGTGGGGGTGTTGTGGTCCTCTGTGGCGATGGTCAGGTCGGGCCTGCGCACGCTGCGTCCTGACAGGCGCAGTCCTTCGAATGCTTGGGGGCTGGTGACCTCGTGGACCAGGTGCAGGTCGATGTAGAGCAGGTCAGGGGCGCCACCTTCGCCTTGGCTGACGACGTGGTCGCGCCACACTTTCTCCGCCATCGTTGCGGCCATGGGGACCTCCTCGGGATCGTCGGGTTGCCCGTGCGCCCGGGGGGTGAGGGCGGGGGTGCGGGCTCATTCGCATGTGCGCGCGTCGGAGGCACTTCCGCCCTTCGCGCTGTCTCTCACCCCAATCGTCGATCGTTCCAACATGCGAGGATTTGCCATCTCAGGTAGTGAGATGACAGGATGTTCCCATGGATGACTCCTCCTCCTCGAGTGGTGTCGGAGTCCTGGACAAGGCCGCAATGGTCCTCGGTGCCCTGGAGGCCGGACCTGCCACCTTGGCCCAGTTGGTCTCCGCAACCGGTCTGGCACGACCCACCGCCCACCGCCTTGCGGTGGCCTTGGAGTACCACCGCATGGTGGCTCGCGACATGCAGGGCCGCTTCGTCCTGGGGCCACGCCTTCAGGAGCTTGCCTCCTCTGCGGGTGAGGACCGCCTGTTGGCCGCCTCGATGCCGGTCCTGGTGGCGCTTCGCGACCACACGAAGGAGTCCACGCAGCTCTTCCGCCGCCAAGGCGACTACCGCGTGTGCGTGGCCGCCTCCGAACGCGAGATGGGTCTGCGCGACTCGATCCCCGTGGGCGCCACCTTGTCGATGCGTGCCGGCTCTGCCGCCCAGGTACTGCTGGCTTGGGAGGAGCCGGACCGTTTGCACCGCGGCCTGTACGAGGCCTCGTTCAATGCCACGATGCTTTCCCAGGTGCGTAGGCGCGGCTGGGCCCAGTCCGTGGGCGAGCGCGAACCGGGCGTGGCCTCCGTGTCGGCGCCCGTGCGCGGCCCTTCCGGGCGGGTGATTGCCGCCCTGTCGATCTCCGGGCCGATCGAACGCATCGGCCGTCAGCCCGGCCGCCAGCACGGTCCTTCCGTGGTGGCCGCCGCCAATCGCCTGTCGGACTTCCTCCGCTCGGTGGAAGGAATGGAGGAATGACCCAGATGAAAGCCCGTCGCGCCCTCACCCTTGCTCTTGGAGCGGCTCTTGTCCTTGGGCTCGGCGCTTGCGCGTCGACCGCGCCTGCCGGCTCTGCTTCCGGCTCTGACGCATCCGAGTCCTCCTCGGCGCCGGCCCCATCCGCCCAGGAGTCGTCTTCGGCCTCCCAGTCGTCCTCTCCTGCTGCCTCCACGGTCCTGCTGGATGTGCGCACCCCTGAGGAGTTCGCCGAGGGGCATCTGGAGGGTGCCACGAACATCGATGTGCAGTCCCCGGACTTCGCCGACAAGATCGCGGCCCTGGACAAGGACGCCGACTACACCCTGTACTGCCGCTCCGGCAGGCGCGCCGGGCAGGCCAAGGCCCTCATGGAGCAGGCCGGCTTCACCAAGGTCTCCAACGCCGGCGGAGTCGAGGAAGCCTCGAAGGCCCTGAACCTGCCCATCACCCGCTGAGATTCGTCCCCCACTCCGCGAGATTCGTCCGTCCTTCAGCGAGATTCGTCCGTCGTCAGGTGCCCAAGCGGACCGCCACCGACGAGGGCGGGGCGGCTCGCGCCTTTGAGGACCGGGTCTGACGTCAAAAGCGACTCTCTGACGTCAAGAACGATGGTCATTTTTTCGCCT
This genomic interval carries:
- the murA gene encoding UDP-N-acetylglucosamine 1-carboxyvinyltransferase, giving the protein MSSVLRVEGGHPLSGTITVRGAKNFVPKAMVASLLGSQPSRLDNVPLIRDVDVVSDLLGAHGVQVSFDQAAGSMTLDPRNVQRARRSDIDALGGASRIPILFCGPLLHQLGEAFIPELGGCNIGGRPIDFHLETLRKFGANVEKREDGVHITKPSGGLHGAIVELPFPSVGATEQTLLTAVRAEGSTTLRGAAVEPEIMDLINVLQKMGAIISVDTDRTIRIEGVDSLTGYTHRALPDRIEAASWGAAALATHGDITVLGAHQPDMTTFLNIFRKVGGAFDIDEDGIRFFHPGGDLKPAALETAVHPGFMTDWQQPLVVALTQAKGLSIVHETVYEKRFGFTKALVKMGANIQLYRECLGATPCRFGQRNFFHSAVISGPTPLMAADIEVPDLRGGFSHLIAALAAKGTSTVSGVDVISRGYEHFLSKLGQLDARVAYVDGATSR
- a CDS encoding rhodanese-like domain-containing protein, producing the protein MTQMKARRALTLALGAALVLGLGACASTAPAGSASGSDASESSSAPAPSAQESSSASQSSSPAASTVLLDVRTPEEFAEGHLEGATNIDVQSPDFADKIAALDKDADYTLYCRSGRRAGQAKALMEQAGFTKVSNAGGVEEASKALNLPITR
- a CDS encoding IclR family transcriptional regulator, whose product is MDDSSSSSGVGVLDKAAMVLGALEAGPATLAQLVSATGLARPTAHRLAVALEYHRMVARDMQGRFVLGPRLQELASSAGEDRLLAASMPVLVALRDHTKESTQLFRRQGDYRVCVAASEREMGLRDSIPVGATLSMRAGSAAQVLLAWEEPDRLHRGLYEASFNATMLSQVRRRGWAQSVGEREPGVASVSAPVRGPSGRVIAALSISGPIERIGRQPGRQHGPSVVAAANRLSDFLRSVEGMEE
- the leuD gene encoding 3-isopropylmalate dehydratase small subunit — protein: MEKFTTHTGIAVPLRRSNVDTDQIIPAVYLKRISRTGFEDALFAGWRSDPDFVLNQDAYREGSILVAGPDFGTGSSREHAVWALKDYGFRVVLAPKFADIFRGNAGKQGLVAGLVSQEDVTQLWKILEAEPGTRVTVSLEERSVTCGTFRCQFQIDDYVRWTLMEGLDDIAMTLRHEAGIAAHEAARPSFKPRTLPAKHLPKEEVRPARPVADPGVPGVR
- a CDS encoding D-alanine--D-alanine ligase family protein, which codes for MSHSRRPRVLVIMGGRSGEHEISCATAAGILRALDRDRWDVLPVGITRDGRWVRVPDDPSLLEFVDGHGQSVPEDGSGVVLVPGTCRLLELPSSTDEGAATTVRDLGEIDVVLPLLHGPYGEDGTIQGLFEMADVRYVGCGVTSSAVSMDKHLTKTVLAAAGIDVGRWELLTARQWEVDPAECTRRVEALGYPVFVKPCRAGSSIGISKVDGPEQLAAAVKEAANNDPRIIVEAATCGREIECGVLAGIGGAAPTTANLGEIVVPEGEFYDYQLKYFDTEGVSLECPADVDPHVAQRIRETAVRAFEALECEGLARVDFFHDPTTGSVCVNEVNTLPGFTPFSMYPRMWASVGLEYAALLDHLLTEALERPLGLR
- the leuC gene encoding 3-isopropylmalate dehydratase large subunit; the protein is MAATMAEKVWRDHVVSQGEGGAPDLLYIDLHLVHEVTSPQAFEGLRLSGRSVRRPDLTIATEDHNTPTLDIDLPIADDTSRIQIDTLRANAKEFGIRLHSLGDADQGIVHVVGPQLGLTQPGMTIVCGDSHTSTHGAFGALAFGIGTSQVEHVLATQTLPLAPFKTMAITVNGSLPAGSSAKDIILAVIAKIGTGGGQGYVLEYRGQAIRELSMEGRMTICNMSIEAGARAGMVAPDQTTFDYIKGRPHAPEGADWDAAVEYWTSLASDEDATFDAEVVLEAADIEPFVTWGTNPGQGVPLSATVPVPEDIADETQRVAAEKALDYMGLEAGTPMRDIRVDTVFLGSCTNGRIEDLRAAAEVVKGRTKAEGVRMLVVPGSARVRIQAEAEGLDKVFTDFGAEWRNAGCSMCLAMNPDKLAPEERSASTSNRNFEGRQGKGGRTHLVSPAVAAATAVRGTLSSPSDLAPLVD
- a CDS encoding 1-acyl-sn-glycerol-3-phosphate acyltransferase, whose amino-acid sequence is MSTQVTGFYRFARGVLNTFLPPWIRLRTSGSDNLPRQGGFILVWNHTSQVDPVIACWFVARRGYAVRFAAKIEAFRAPVVGPIFRGLRLVPVDRRSKDPGAVLAHMKQALADGDCIGISPEGTLTQDPDVWPMRLKTGAARLALDTRAPVVPMVMWGPHRILPYAGKFPNLRPRQKVDLTVLPAVDLSDLYSEAGSDDHAAVETATARILAALTAGVADLRGEQPPDKAWDPATKARTVVRQA
- a CDS encoding diacylglycerol kinase family protein, encoding MTEESGRHIALLVSSTSAHGRALRVGPEVVRTLKASGWQVDVRVTSTDEDPSDVAAASSSPVVAALGGDGYVAAVASALHRTGALFAPLPGGRGNDLCRALGIGTDPVAHARRLASPEIVERPLDAIRVTPDDRPERLAFGIVSFGLDATANRVANETEWINSGPLAYAWGASLGIARHRPCPMSALVDGQQEEVGGWLLSVSNSGWFGGGINLAEESDPGDGLLELVHVGPLPLRRALPLLAKVLLTRGHDPALTVRRVREVRVTTPDGFIAMADGDRIGTVPLTMSVVAGAVRVLAPSDPG
- a CDS encoding NAD(P)H-dependent glycerol-3-phosphate dehydrogenase produces the protein MDTIETTDSADTTATTEASEFARAAVLGTGAWGTTFAQVLADTGLPVCMWGRNADVVDMVNSGENSTYLPGIELSPLVTATTDLGAAVAGADLVAVVVPVAAVRETLTAAAPHVGPEAVLILLAKGLELGSLRCVHEVAGEATGLDGSRIAVLSGPNLSREIAEHHPTATVVACPDRAVAARVAHACHTPWFRPYVSQDVIGCEIAGAVKNVIAVAIGAAEGMGLGTNTRSTLITRGLAEMTRLGTALGANPETFAGLAGIGDLVATCSSRLSRNYSFGFRLGQGMTIDQALALSPGVVEGIRTAAPLLELAARAGVDMPITEAVVQVAHKGATIAQMGEMLLSRPQKMDGWRIDLV
- a CDS encoding RimK family alpha-L-glutamate ligase, which translates into the protein MTKPKVTLVTSADMPNLYPGEEGLLDALSERGVDARIAVWNDPDQDWDRAGICVVRSVSDYAKDRRAFLEWTKRPRRVLNHPDVLEWNSDKHYLTGLAACGLPTIETVWLEPETNLSKIQIHTRFPAYGDFVVKPAVSSGVRDIGRYTSVDPYQRQAAITQALDLLSKGRTVMAQRYLEEIDLHGEISLVFFNGLVSHAVEKKAVLHPASVTESEMHVKTETKEITDAMAWQWGEQIRAAIHSYVRDRMGRDELFLFNRVDLVPDGKGSFHVMEVSLVDADLYLGSSEKALSNFADAIAMRAFW